In one Brevibacillus composti genomic region, the following are encoded:
- a CDS encoding S-layer homology domain-containing protein — MKKLLIRSGSIVLSATLLAPGSLAYAEAMATDAASPASASAAAGQSSPASPALPVKQGVAPSDAAITTQKVKITKEAALKMASAFVPAAGMELENVSFRSADTWRTFPEWTFYWVKKSKTQEEIDLSYSVGIHANTGELTAFSYYDRTAAKPDYANRISYADAQATAQRFFAENLPAKRKETRLYMEDMPLFKTPLHPDASYTFRFVRLVNDVPFPDNSVDITINPAGKVSNLSVSWSDTATFESANGMLTPEEAAERFRSELAPDLSYVIPWEAQGEMRDKPILVYANPFSLYLDAKDGSLLTPMLSRQEREEDPVQVSKTPLAPRHRGPALTQNAAVSIVDKAFGLSGYSLRSANYSERDYRSGKAVWYLDFENKEKNLYASAAVEASTGDIYTYHNNRYEIMKKSETTETKKSVDKEALRKKAVDDLKRLAPTLADKLYLVGPQHDETEVTDHYTVNFIRLVNGIRAATGSAHLTYNTATGELSGYNIDIGRESYPAKLPAHLSAEKAAAAWLKEAQPEAVYMLKPQPAKPLASGEEIAAVPLSKQEAELVYRMRVTPYEHGYFLDAQTGEWRSQATGKAIELHRTPPADLEGHQAEKELLLMYEYDALSLVDGKILPNKEITRGEMIEMLMLSLNQGRLFPIAAERKASFADVANTSRYFAAVEAAVDRGLLDKNSTSLKPDEKITREELADMLVRALGYSKLAEHSEMFHSELTDIGQSKHKGAIIIVSALGIMDGKDEFRPEGSVSRADAAVAFVRFLEKRSQLEAPPFYR, encoded by the coding sequence ATGAAAAAGCTGCTGATACGCTCTGGATCCATCGTATTGAGCGCCACCCTGCTGGCTCCGGGCTCCCTGGCATACGCAGAGGCGATGGCAACTGATGCCGCCTCCCCAGCCAGCGCTTCCGCTGCCGCCGGCCAGAGCAGTCCGGCATCGCCGGCCCTGCCGGTAAAACAAGGGGTCGCTCCATCGGATGCCGCCATCACCACCCAAAAGGTGAAAATCACAAAAGAAGCGGCCCTGAAGATGGCCAGTGCCTTTGTGCCCGCTGCCGGCATGGAACTGGAGAACGTCTCCTTCCGCTCCGCCGATACCTGGCGCACGTTTCCCGAGTGGACATTCTACTGGGTGAAAAAGTCGAAAACGCAGGAAGAGATAGACCTCTCCTACAGTGTCGGAATCCATGCCAATACCGGCGAGCTGACGGCATTCTCCTACTACGACAGGACGGCCGCCAAGCCCGATTACGCCAACCGGATCTCTTATGCGGACGCACAAGCAACAGCCCAGCGATTTTTCGCCGAAAATCTGCCTGCCAAGCGCAAGGAGACGCGTTTGTACATGGAGGATATGCCGCTTTTCAAAACGCCGCTCCATCCCGACGCCTCCTACACCTTTCGCTTTGTGCGCCTGGTAAATGACGTGCCCTTCCCCGACAACAGCGTGGACATCACGATCAATCCAGCGGGAAAGGTAAGCAATCTCTCTGTTTCCTGGAGCGATACGGCCACGTTTGAGAGCGCCAACGGAATGCTGACTCCCGAGGAAGCGGCCGAACGCTTTAGAAGCGAGCTTGCGCCTGACCTCTCCTACGTCATTCCCTGGGAAGCCCAAGGGGAGATGAGAGACAAGCCGATCCTTGTCTACGCCAACCCCTTCTCTCTCTACCTGGACGCAAAGGACGGCAGCCTGCTGACACCGATGTTGAGTCGCCAAGAACGCGAGGAAGATCCTGTGCAAGTCAGCAAAACTCCGCTCGCTCCCCGTCACCGCGGGCCGGCGCTCACGCAGAATGCCGCTGTATCCATCGTCGACAAAGCCTTTGGCCTGTCCGGCTACAGCCTGCGCTCCGCGAACTACAGCGAGAGAGATTACCGCAGCGGCAAAGCCGTCTGGTATCTCGATTTCGAAAACAAGGAAAAAAACCTCTACGCCTCGGCCGCTGTGGAAGCCTCGACAGGCGACATCTACACCTACCACAACAATCGGTATGAGATCATGAAAAAGTCGGAAACAACGGAAACGAAAAAGAGCGTGGACAAAGAAGCCTTGCGCAAAAAAGCCGTCGATGACCTAAAGAGATTGGCTCCCACGCTGGCAGACAAACTGTATCTGGTCGGTCCCCAGCATGATGAAACCGAAGTGACGGATCACTACACAGTAAACTTCATCCGCCTGGTAAACGGAATCCGAGCAGCAACAGGCTCGGCACACCTCACGTATAACACGGCGACCGGCGAGCTCTCCGGGTATAACATCGATATCGGCCGGGAGAGCTACCCAGCGAAATTGCCTGCCCACCTCTCTGCCGAAAAAGCCGCCGCGGCATGGCTGAAGGAAGCGCAGCCGGAGGCCGTATACATGCTGAAGCCGCAACCCGCAAAACCGCTTGCGTCCGGAGAAGAGATCGCGGCTGTGCCGCTTTCCAAGCAGGAAGCCGAGCTGGTTTATCGGATGAGAGTCACTCCGTACGAGCATGGGTATTTCCTGGATGCCCAAACGGGTGAATGGCGCAGCCAAGCGACTGGAAAAGCGATCGAGCTGCATCGTACTCCTCCAGCCGATCTGGAAGGGCATCAAGCGGAAAAGGAACTGCTTCTGATGTACGAGTATGACGCCCTCTCCTTGGTTGACGGCAAAATTTTGCCAAACAAAGAGATCACACGCGGCGAAATGATCGAGATGCTGATGCTCAGCCTGAACCAGGGGCGCCTGTTCCCAATTGCAGCCGAACGCAAGGCGAGCTTTGCGGATGTAGCCAACACCTCCCGCTACTTTGCGGCGGTGGAAGCAGCTGTGGACCGCGGTCTGCTGGACAAAAATTCAACTTCTCTCAAGCCGGATGAGAAGATTACCCGCGAAGAGCTGGCCGATATGCTCGTGCGTGCCCTCGGTTACAGCAAGCTGGCCGAACACTCGGAGATGTTCCACTCGGAGCTGACCGACATCGGCCAATCCAAGCATAAGGGCGCGATCATCATCGTCTCCGCGCTGGGAATCATGGATGGCAAGGATGAGTTCCGTCCGGAGGGCAGCGTCTCCCGCGCAGATGCAGCCGTCGCGTTTGTCCGTTTCCTGGAGAAGCGCAGCCAACTGGAAGCTCCTCCGTTTTATCGCTAG